A single genomic interval of Gemmatimonadales bacterium harbors:
- a CDS encoding metalloregulator ArsR/SmtB family transcription factor gives MELSDSNATAIAERFKALGEPMRLRLLQALRTGECSVGDLAERTGGGQANVSKHLQVLLQQGYVDRRKEGTTSWYRITDPQVFTMCELVCGGLEEELDRKKKLLRRRR, from the coding sequence ATGGAACTCAGCGACTCCAACGCCACCGCCATCGCCGAGCGGTTCAAGGCCCTCGGCGAACCGATGCGGCTGCGGCTCCTGCAGGCGCTGCGCACCGGGGAATGCTCGGTGGGCGACCTTGCCGAGCGGACCGGCGGCGGCCAGGCCAACGTGTCGAAGCACCTGCAGGTGCTGCTGCAGCAGGGGTACGTGGACCGGCGGAAGGAAGGGACCACCAGCTGGTACCGGATCACCGACCCGCAGGTGTTCACGATGTGCGAGCTGGTGTGCGGCGGGCTGGAGGAGGAGCTCGACCGGAAGAAGAAGCTCCTCCGCCGCCGCCGGTAA
- a CDS encoding efflux RND transporter periplasmic adaptor subunit has protein sequence MRKLIPVTGVLLASLALGACGSDTEQTPGEKLPLGGTAVAVTDTTVVDAFEAAGTANPVRAATLSTKLMGSVVAVPVHEGDRVAAGTLLVRLDARDLDAKRAQVEAGLAEASAVYSDATVQTGRIRALYADSAATKAQLDQAETGLARATAAVASAKAMAAELAATASYAEVRAPFAGVVTHRFVDPGSFAAPGAPLVTVEDASTLRVTVSAAPDAVRGLKAGTTVTAIIGDVTVDAKVEGVVPSGPNLYTVNALVPNAKGEFLSGSPATLALPRGTRQAILVPNGAVVRQGDLTGVRTVVDGQPTLRWVKLGRSADGMTEVFSGLAAGDTVVVAGGER, from the coding sequence ATGCGGAAGCTGATTCCTGTCACCGGCGTCCTGCTCGCGAGCCTGGCCCTCGGCGCCTGCGGTTCCGACACCGAACAGACGCCCGGCGAGAAACTTCCGCTTGGCGGCACCGCCGTCGCGGTCACCGACACGACCGTCGTGGACGCTTTCGAGGCGGCGGGCACCGCCAATCCGGTCCGCGCCGCCACACTGAGCACCAAGCTCATGGGCTCGGTCGTCGCCGTCCCCGTGCACGAGGGCGACCGCGTCGCCGCCGGGACCCTCCTGGTCCGGCTCGACGCCCGTGACCTCGACGCCAAGCGCGCCCAGGTCGAGGCCGGTCTCGCCGAGGCGAGTGCGGTGTACAGCGACGCCACGGTACAGACGGGCCGGATCCGCGCCCTCTACGCCGACAGCGCCGCCACCAAGGCGCAGCTCGACCAGGCGGAAACTGGCCTGGCCCGCGCCACCGCCGCCGTGGCGAGCGCCAAGGCGATGGCCGCCGAACTCGCGGCCACCGCGTCGTACGCCGAGGTGCGGGCGCCCTTTGCCGGCGTGGTGACCCATCGCTTCGTCGATCCCGGCTCCTTCGCCGCGCCGGGCGCGCCGCTCGTCACGGTGGAGGATGCCAGCACGCTGCGGGTGACGGTCAGCGCCGCCCCCGATGCCGTACGCGGCCTGAAGGCCGGCACCACCGTCACCGCCATCATCGGCGACGTGACCGTGGATGCGAAAGTTGAAGGCGTCGTGCCGTCCGGACCCAATCTCTACACCGTGAACGCGCTGGTGCCCAACGCCAAGGGCGAATTCCTCAGCGGCAGTCCCGCCACGCTGGCGCTTCCCCGAGGGACGCGCCAGGCCATCCTCGTCCCGAACGGCGCCGTCGTCCGGCAGGGCGACCTGACCGGTGTCCGCACTGTTGTCGATGGTCAGCCGACGCTGCGCTGGGTCAAGCTTGGCCGCTCCGCGGACGGCATGACCGAGGTGTTCTCCGGCCTCGCAGCCGGTGACACCGTGGTGGTGGCCGGCGGGGAGCGCTGA
- a CDS encoding DUF2892 domain-containing protein, with protein sequence MCNEKVIRRMAGLFVMGSVALGYWVHPAWFLFTAFVGFNLVQSSFTGFCLPERVFGRLRLFGCEPKKA encoded by the coding sequence ATGTGCAACGAGAAAGTCATTCGGCGGATGGCAGGGTTGTTCGTCATGGGCTCGGTGGCCCTGGGATACTGGGTGCACCCCGCCTGGTTTCTCTTCACCGCCTTCGTCGGGTTCAACCTGGTGCAGTCGAGCTTTACCGGCTTCTGCCTGCCGGAGCGGGTCTTCGGCCGGCTCCGCCTCTTCGGCTGCGAGCCGAAGAAGGCCTGA
- a CDS encoding efflux RND transporter permease subunit — MGIAGRMAQAFLRSKLTPLVTIASLAVGTLAIIATPREEEPQISVPMIDVIAVMPGASPEEVENLLTRPIEKLMWEVPGVEYVYAMASESMTLVTVRFKVGENQDLATSRVFNKMGSAADQAPPGAMPPMIKPHGIDDVPILALTLHGGGYGSDELRAMATHLADELSTIPDLARIDLIGGEPTQLRVTLDPARLAGSGVTPGEVMQALRAANVRLPAGEFASANEVFLVTVGAPIRSAKDAGDVVIANRAGPVYLRNVATVVEAPGEATDYVTHAARGEGGAQAVTIAVAKRPGVNATDIAHAALARVEEARSRLLPADVLVDVTRNYGETASEKSNELMLHLLLATLSVTVLIGLFLGWREALVVLVAVPVTLALTLFVYYALGYSLNRITLFALIFSIGILVDDAIVVVENIYRHLQMGDRAPDVAAVEGVDEVGNPTILATFTVIAAILPMAFVSGLMGPYMRPIPVGASAAMLASLAVAFIITPYLALRLLKGHVAAGPHMPDRAHEPEELSGFAKFYTGIMTPLMDIPRRRMAFYGGVVALLLLSMGLLAVKLVEVKMLPFDNKSEFQVVLDLPEGATLETSNAAAGAVAAYLRTVPEVTSTETYAGTSAPFNFNGLVRHYFMRRGANVADVQVNLLPKGERSRQSHDIAVAVRPSVDSIARSFGANAKIAEIPPGPPVLSTLVAEVYAADDSTRLAAATKVKAVMESTPGVVDVDWTVEAPQAKRAFRVDRVRAAEAGVTVEQVAQVLTMALSGADAGLASAPTAREGVAIVPRLGLSNRSSVEALLAVPVATPRGPTPLGRFVTVESMTRSPLRMRKNLRPVIYVTGDVAGTIESPVYAILAMNKALDTVQVNGATIARYNATAPDRLDETAMKWDGEWQVTIEVFRDLGLAFAAVLVLIYVLVVGWFQSFKIPLVIMAPIPLTLIGILPGHALTGAFFTATSMIGMIALAGIIVRNSILLVDFIQLAEARGRPLREAVLEAGAVRFRPIALTAAAVVIGGIVMVLDPIFQGLAVALMSGAIAATLLTMVVVPLLYWELRRREGASS; from the coding sequence ATGGGCATCGCCGGACGGATGGCGCAGGCCTTCCTGCGCTCGAAGCTGACCCCGCTGGTGACCATCGCCTCGCTCGCGGTCGGCACGCTCGCCATCATCGCCACGCCGCGCGAGGAGGAGCCGCAGATCTCGGTACCGATGATCGACGTCATCGCCGTGATGCCCGGCGCCTCTCCCGAGGAGGTCGAGAACCTCCTGACCCGCCCCATCGAGAAGCTGATGTGGGAAGTCCCCGGGGTGGAGTATGTCTACGCCATGGCCAGCGAATCGATGACGCTGGTCACGGTCCGCTTCAAGGTGGGCGAGAACCAGGACCTCGCCACCAGCCGGGTGTTCAACAAGATGGGCTCCGCGGCGGACCAGGCGCCCCCCGGCGCCATGCCGCCGATGATCAAGCCGCATGGTATCGACGACGTCCCCATCCTGGCGCTCACGCTGCACGGCGGCGGCTACGGCTCCGACGAGCTGCGCGCCATGGCCACGCACCTCGCCGACGAACTCTCCACCATCCCCGACCTCGCGCGCATCGACCTGATCGGCGGCGAGCCGACCCAGCTGCGCGTCACTCTCGACCCGGCCCGGCTGGCGGGGAGCGGTGTCACGCCTGGTGAGGTGATGCAGGCGCTCCGCGCCGCCAACGTGCGGCTCCCCGCCGGCGAGTTCGCCTCCGCCAATGAGGTCTTCCTCGTGACCGTCGGGGCGCCGATCCGCTCCGCCAAGGACGCCGGCGACGTGGTCATCGCCAACCGCGCCGGCCCGGTCTACCTCCGCAACGTCGCCACCGTCGTTGAAGCGCCCGGCGAGGCCACCGACTACGTGACCCACGCGGCGCGAGGCGAGGGCGGCGCGCAGGCGGTGACGATCGCGGTGGCCAAGCGGCCCGGCGTCAACGCCACCGACATCGCGCACGCCGCGCTGGCGCGGGTGGAGGAGGCCCGGAGCCGGCTCCTCCCCGCCGACGTTTTGGTGGACGTGACCCGCAACTACGGCGAGACCGCGAGCGAGAAGTCCAACGAGCTGATGCTCCACCTCCTGCTCGCGACCCTCTCCGTCACCGTCCTGATCGGCCTCTTCCTCGGCTGGCGCGAGGCGCTGGTGGTGCTGGTGGCGGTGCCCGTCACCCTCGCGCTCACCCTCTTCGTGTACTACGCGCTGGGGTACTCCCTCAACCGGATCACCCTCTTCGCGCTGATCTTCTCGATCGGCATCCTGGTGGACGACGCCATCGTTGTGGTGGAGAACATCTATCGCCACCTCCAGATGGGCGACCGCGCTCCGGACGTCGCCGCCGTCGAAGGCGTGGACGAGGTCGGCAACCCGACCATCCTCGCCACCTTCACCGTCATCGCGGCCATCCTGCCGATGGCCTTCGTGTCCGGCCTCATGGGCCCCTACATGCGGCCCATTCCGGTCGGCGCATCGGCGGCGATGCTCGCCTCCCTCGCGGTGGCCTTCATCATCACGCCGTACCTGGCGCTCCGGCTCCTCAAGGGCCACGTCGCCGCCGGGCCGCACATGCCCGACCGGGCGCACGAGCCGGAGGAGCTCTCGGGCTTCGCAAAGTTCTACACCGGCATCATGACGCCGCTGATGGACATTCCGCGCCGCCGGATGGCGTTCTACGGCGGGGTCGTGGCGCTGCTCCTGCTGTCGATGGGCTTGCTGGCCGTCAAGCTGGTGGAAGTGAAGATGCTCCCCTTCGACAACAAGTCGGAGTTCCAGGTGGTGCTCGATCTCCCCGAGGGCGCAACGCTGGAGACCTCCAACGCCGCGGCGGGCGCCGTGGCCGCGTACCTCCGGACGGTGCCGGAGGTGACCAGCACCGAGACCTACGCCGGCACCTCGGCGCCGTTCAACTTCAACGGCCTGGTGCGGCACTACTTCATGCGTCGAGGCGCCAACGTCGCCGACGTGCAGGTGAACCTTCTCCCCAAGGGGGAGCGGAGCCGGCAGAGCCACGACATCGCGGTGGCGGTCCGTCCATCCGTAGACTCGATTGCGCGCAGCTTCGGCGCGAACGCCAAGATTGCGGAAATTCCGCCCGGCCCGCCGGTGCTCTCGACGCTGGTGGCCGAGGTGTACGCCGCCGACGACAGCACCCGGCTGGCTGCGGCCACGAAGGTCAAGGCCGTCATGGAATCCACCCCCGGTGTGGTGGACGTGGACTGGACCGTCGAGGCGCCGCAGGCCAAGCGCGCCTTCCGCGTCGACCGGGTCCGCGCCGCCGAGGCGGGAGTCACCGTCGAACAGGTGGCGCAGGTGCTGACCATGGCGCTCTCCGGGGCCGACGCCGGCCTGGCCAGCGCGCCGACCGCGCGCGAGGGCGTGGCCATCGTCCCCCGGCTCGGGCTCTCGAATCGGAGCAGCGTCGAGGCGCTGCTGGCGGTGCCGGTGGCCACGCCGCGCGGCCCGACCCCGTTGGGTCGGTTTGTCACGGTGGAGTCCATGACCCGTTCACCGCTCCGAATGCGGAAGAACCTCCGCCCGGTCATCTATGTCACCGGCGACGTGGCCGGTACCATCGAGTCGCCGGTGTACGCCATCCTGGCCATGAACAAGGCGCTCGACACCGTGCAGGTGAACGGCGCCACCATCGCGCGCTACAACGCGACCGCGCCAGACCGGCTCGACGAAACTGCCATGAAGTGGGACGGCGAGTGGCAGGTGACGATCGAGGTCTTCCGCGACCTCGGCCTCGCCTTCGCCGCGGTGCTGGTGCTCATCTACGTGCTGGTGGTGGGGTGGTTCCAGTCCTTCAAGATCCCCCTCGTCATCATGGCGCCGATCCCGCTCACGCTCATCGGCATCCTGCCGGGGCACGCCCTCACCGGCGCCTTCTTCACCGCCACGTCGATGATCGGGATGATCGCGCTGGCGGGAATCATCGTGCGAAACTCGATCCTGCTGGTGGACTTCATCCAGCTGGCGGAAGCGCGCGGACGGCCGCTGCGGGAAGCGGTGCTCGAGGCCGGCGCGGTGCGATTCCGGCCGATTGCCCTCACCGCCGCGGCGGTGGTCATCGGCGGGATCGTGATGGTGCTCGACCCGATCTTCCAGGGCCTCGCCGTGGCGCTGATGAGCGGCGCCATCGCAGCCACGCTGCTCACCATGGTCGTGGTGCCGCTCCTCTACTGGGAGCTCCGGCGCCGCGAAGGAGCCTCCTCATGA